The Glycine soja cultivar W05 chromosome 9, ASM419377v2, whole genome shotgun sequence sequence ttgatttattagcttaattaataatctgaaagttacaaattatattttcgtAAGGATCATACAAGTTACATATCCATAAATTTGCTAGGGATAAtttggaaaataacaaaaaaatgctGAGTGGTTGGATACGCAAAGCCAAAAAAGGTTAGgatgtgtttggtttgcattttcattttcggaaaattattttcatttttaaaagattagaattttgaaaacatgtttggtttgacttcttgttttctgttttttgtcGAAGAGGAGAAAAGCGTGTGAAGGAAAGGaaagaaatgtatttttagatttgcttaaaattacattcattgccaccgcgttttcattttacccaaaatgaggTTCTTGCTTTCAACTGAAAACATtgaaaacgagattttattgttttcattttttggttcatttgggaaaatatttttactgaaaatgttttcaaaaatccaaccaaacacatctccattaccattttttatttctagtgaaaatgaaaacaggaaacaacCTAATCCGATTTTTCACAATCTACATTTGCTAGTTGTACCCCAAAATTTTTATATCCCCTAAATACCCCCACCATGGACCCACTCATGTTCATTCCCATTAAGTGGTGGTCACGCTTGTTGCTTGCTTTGCTTCTACCATGACGGTGCCCCCCACTCCACCCCGTAGCAACCACCAACATTGTCGTTTTATGTTACCACCACCTCAACACACCACTATAACACCATCACTCATCGACCAACCACAATCACCATTGCACTTCCACCACTGCATTGCTTTCACACTGTGTCTCCCCAACCATCATCGTGTCGCAACCACCGCACCACTGCCTAACACACCACCAAAATTGAAATGGGATAACCCTTATGTTGTGTAACTTGGGTGTAGTGATTGTTGAAATATGTGTAACTTTGCGGATTGGGAATTATTTTGTTGTGAGGGTTTAGGGTTTCAAATGAGGCAAGGTGGGGGATTGGGTTGGGTGTTAGGGGGGAGACAAGCCATGCATGGAGGTGACGATGGAAAAAATGATGGTTGAATTTTGCAGAATGAAAAGGTGTTGTTTAGAATTGAGATTATGAACTATTGTTGTCGAATCTGATCTGAAGGGACAATTTAAAAATGATGAATTCTATTGAATTGAGAATCATTACTGAATAATTAATCCAAAATGATACAAGTATTTTGGAATACTTGTAtcattttagaataattaatcTGTATtgaaatatatcaaatatattatgaaaCATGTATGCTAGAATAATTGTACATTACGGATTAGTTGCTCTGGGGAACAATAAgactaataaagaaaaagggaatATTAGTCCATTTGGTTTCTTTATTATTTCCTATGGAGTGTAGGAAACAAAAATTGGGTTGCAAAAAGCTTACGGTCCAGGACAGGCTAACACAATAATAGCTCATATAAAATCAGGCTAGGTCAACCCATTCTCCACAACTTAGCTCGCCAATCTGGACTACATTTTTTCCGGAAATACAATGTGAAATCCAGGATAATAGTGAGAGTGCCTGACAAAACGTTGCACCACCCTCTACTcactattcatctttttttttagatacaCATACTGTACATACCTAATACGAACACATGTTTCAAATATATTCCATAACGTCAGTATTCATCATTGTAATTATTGTTCGTGTTGCTAGTAGTACTAGAGATCTTCCCAATCATTCCTCACCACGTACTTGCAAAACAAACATTTCCAATTCCTATAGAACAAAAAATTAACCTTGTGTTTGGATtaggaatttcaaaattttaggaaatttgaaatgcctaaaatttgaattgctttgattttaaattccttcatttttcaaatgctttatttggataaatcaattcaaatttcttcaattttaaattctttgtttggatagggcaattcaatttcctccatatgcaaaatttcaattttatattttaagtagatgaaattttaatactaaactttatagaaaacaaacacaatctaattttaaaatattaattaaaaaatatttttcaaattttaataatttaaaatacaaaatattgataattttaactagggtTGTTTTAGCTTACCACAACCAGTGATGTTTTTAAACCGACATCAACCAAGACTATTTTTTGGTCGACAtcaaataggattttttttgtgaaagtaTGCCGAGAATATTTGTCAGCTAACGTCAGCGAGAACTATTTTTCAACTAACGTTGGTTTAGTCTATTTTTCAACCGAtgttggctaggttttttttaccaacatcGACTAGGGTTTGTTTGGCTGACACCGGCTAGGGTCTTTTCGAATGACATTGACCAAGGCTATTTTTAGCCAACGTCGGCCTAAAAAATCCCAGCAGgcattgacaaaaaaatctacccaatatcggctaaaaaatagcttggtcGATGCCAACCAATAGAACCTACCcgatgtcggccgaaaaacatcattggtcaaCGTTGACCGAAAAATCCATAGTCGAAGTTAGCTAAAAAATAGCCCTAACCAATGTCGAACAAAAAACCCTACCCAACATCAGCTATAAAAATAACcttggctgatgttggctaaaaaatagttttgaccgatgttaacaaaaaaactCTAGTGGATGTCGACTGTAAAAGCCTAGTCGAtgtcgactaaaaatagtcatacCCAATGTCGATAAAAAATACCTAGCTGGTGTTAGCATAAAAAATCCTAGCCAACACCAAACAAAAATCCTAgctaatgtggttaagaaatagctATGACTGATGTCAGCTAGAGAACCCTAGTCgatgtcagcaaaaaaaattctaaccgacgtcggctaagaaaatctagttgacatcaACCAAAACACTCAAGCTAACATCGGCGGAAAAATAACCCTAGCcgatattggctaaaaaatagctttggctgATGTTGGCTGGAAAAACCTAGTTGACATTGATTGAAAAACCCTAGCAGGCGACTACTCAAAAAGTTAGCCATGACTAATGTCAGTAGAAAAAATCAAACCAACGTCggccaaaaaaatcattggtcaacatcaactGAGAAAAAACCTAGATGATAACGGTCAAAAAAATCCTTGGCCAACGTCAGCATAAAATTCCCATGACTGACGTCAAtgagaaaataaccctaaccaacatcattttaaaaaaaatcttagctgatattgacaaaaaatagctttggttgacattatacaaaaaaaatttgacaaaaaaaacctCGGCCAACatcagtgaaaaacaacttatgtcGATGTCGGCCGTTAAAACTTTAGTCACCCGTAATTGCAAGTGTTGAGCGAGAAAGAGTCGCGACCAAGAATGTGAGTTAGAATTAGCATCtctgaaaaaagaatttcaaattctatatttttgagagaatttgaaataccactattttagtcaatcaaaatgatttataaaaatatcaaaaattaaatcttctttcaaatattctattcaaacaaattatttttatcatgaatcattttaaattcctttaaaaaatgaattcccttattgaattgctcaatccaaacacactataaaaGTTGGACTTGGATTGTGGATCtttcctaaatcatgtataaatgtCAATACCTTGGCTTTACTATACGTATCGCTTTTTAGAATAAGGaccaaaaatgttttataatattaatcaaattcaaaaaaaaatccacTAACATAACTCATAGAAATCATATAACTAACAATTtgataaatacatttatttGCTTTTTGGCATTCCATATATTTTACTCTCACTATAAGTATTATTTACCAAATAAAAttgcttaaattttatttataatagaattaagtatcatttataaaaatttatactaatatatgatgtaaatattcattttgatataattaataactatttttttattaattatatgttattattaatactcttatattttaatttcattaattaaatctgtgtataaatattatcaatttttaattatatgaaataaGCATTTGTTTTATAAGCATACCAAATTGCCAgctaaaaaatgaaagtaactCTTATATTATCTTAGTGTTGTTTGATTTTACATCACACATGTTATCACTCTTATGTCTTGATGTAAAATGTGAGCTGTCTAGTGAttctatcaaataaatttaattcaaataattgaataaaatgtgTAAATATTGTAAATTCTTTAATATCATGATTAGGATTGACTCAAAGGTAAAGTAATTAAAGCTTACCATTTAGACCTATCAGGAAAAACAATTGTTCttagtatttataaaataaacaaaggcATGAGACATTGATAAAAAAAGCTACATATGATAGCAAAAAGGATAAATATATTTAGACAATGTTCGAGAAGATATTTTaactagtttttaatttttttaattaattgaaaatgtcatttgattgttcaatgaaaaaaattagtaactttcaatatttttaaatgttatttgaataaacattttttgaaatacgagtttctattttttatattttattttacttttatccttgatatatttattatttcctttattatctttttaaaataaattataatttaattttttcttttattttacattttacaactgtttcaacaactaattttatcacacatttataatttaataaattaaattttcggTTTCTTATTATACTCTTCCGCTACTAGTTAACTTTTTAGCttaagttaaattaattattcaattatttttatcaaacataatcttaaaagtaatttcttttaaaacaaattattctaAATCTCACTCAGTCACCGTTAAATCTAGCCGGTGTTGAATTCCAACCTATACAAAAGAAGGGTGTGGGTGATTCCATTCGAACAcaagacaacaacaacaaatcttAAGTTGGCTTTCTTCTCTTTTGTTCGACCGTGTCACGTGCGAGAACAATGAGAATTGCCATTTTCCACTCCCTATCTAAACCTTTGAATCTTATTCGATTCAATTTCATCACGACTTAAATACCATCGCATGTTCATTCATTGATGGTCATGTTCTTCCCTTAAACCTTCTTCAAAAAGTCAAAATTGAaaacctttctctctcttaacTCCTTCTCGTCATCGCCCCAAAGCTTCTCAACAACATGACGGGTACCTCAGTCTgttttatctcatttatttggATTTCAAACTTCATagataatagaaaataagataTCGGTTTTCTTTCAATCATTGATTTTCCGTGTTATTAGTTtcgtgttttgtttttttgtttttaattgagTCATTAAGATTTAAGGGAAACCGGTATGCagatttttttcatgtttatttatatttctcgCCCTGTGTAGTTTTGATTGTTCTCAAATGTTTGGCCTTTAGCGAGGTTTGTATGTATGTATGGCTGAGAGGTGCTATCTGCTGTTTCGGTTGGTTTATGTATATTGCTAGGATGCTTTTACGTTACCATCGATGTTTTGACtatgtttggataaaagttGGGAAAGTAAGTTTATGAATTCTAATGCATAATTGGGAATTGCACAATATGAAGCAATAAGAAATTGTTACACTTTAGGagtaaaaatacttttgaactCTCTCAACTAAAATCCAAACATTCGCGAAATAGTGTAAAAGATACATTCAATTATATTTGGTGGTAAAATAAGGATCAGGGCACCAATGACAGGCTAGGACTAGTGGACTGCGAATCTAGAGTCATTCAAGGACAGTTTTACTTAGTTGCAGCTACTCATCTAGCCCCCCTGGATGTTAGAGGATCCCCCTCAGGAGAGTTGTCCACATAGCAAGATTTTAGTGGCTTTAGGGGAAATCTAGTTGCCATCCAAAGGGAAATGAGAGTTCATTTTAGATCCTCGATGACTTGTGTAAATCCACATTGTCAAGTTGctgttcaattaattaataaataaatagtccAATTTGAGAACCAATTGTAATATATCACatggaatttgatttttaactgAGTCCAATGGCGTTTTATAATCCATGTACCCGATCTTAGCCAGTGGGATAAGGCTAGTGCCTGTGTTGTTGAAAACCAATTGTATGTTCATTTACTATCATGAAAATCTAAAGAGGATGCTTCAAATTTCAGATAATGAAGAACCGATGATCGTACCTGGATCGATGTCTGAATTAGCGTTTAATAAATATAAGCGATGGCAATGGTGGTGTCTTGTGACACTTAGCATAGCCTTTCTTATAGTTGGCCAATCTGCTGCTGTTATCCTTGGAAGATTTTATTATGATCAGGGTGGAAATAGTAAATGGATGGCTACTCTAGTTCAAACTGCTGCCTTCCCGATCTTGTTCATTCCATTATTTACAATTCCTTCACCTCCAGAGGCTTCAACTTCTGCTTCACCTCCCAtcaaaattattcttttgatatattttgGTCTTGGAGTCTTAATTGCTGCTGACAATATGATGTACTCCACTGGACTCTTATACCTCTCGGCTTCTACCTATTCGCTGATTTGTGCATCACAGTTAGCTTTTAATGCAGTTTTCTCATATTTTATCAATTCTCAAAAGTTCACTGCCTTGATTATAAACTCTACAGTGGTTCTCACTTTATCTGCTGCACTCCTTGCTGTTAACGAAGACACAGATGAACCATCTGGTTTCTCCAAGGGAAAGTACATTATTGGTTTCCTATGTACCCTTGGAGCTTCTGCAGTGTACTCTCTTTTGCTTTCCCTCATGCAGCTGACCTTTGAGAAGGTTCTGAAGAAGGAAACATTTTCTGTTGTTTTGGAAATGCAAATCTACACATCATTCGTTGCCTCTGGTGCTTCTGTCATAGGCCTATTTGCAAGTGGGGAATGGCGTACTTTGCATGGAGAAATGGAGGGTTTTCAGAAAGGATATGTTGCttatgttatgactttggttTGGACTTCAATAGCCTGGCAGGTATGCTCTGTTGGTGTTGTTGGCTTGATCTTCCTAGTGTCTTCTCTCTACTCCAATGTTATAAGCACAGTTTCTTTAGCCGTAACTCCTATTGCTGCTGTTATAGTTTTTCATGATAAGATGAATGGGGTGAAGATAATTTCTATGCTTTTGGCTCTATGGGGTTTTGCCTCTTATATTTATCAGAATTATCTTGATGATTCAAAGACAAGACATGCACAAGCTGCTACTAAGTCCCAAAATGATTCTTCATGTTGAGAATATTCAATTTGGTCATACCTTTGTCgaagtttccttttttctttttagatttaaatCCTTCAGTACACCATTTGCTAgctttagattttatttttccttcagTCTCACTGAACTTGTGAGGTAGTATAGTTATGAAGTTATTGGTCATTCTAGATTATTGTTCTCTCATTTAAGAAATGAAAAGTTTATTGGTGTCTCGGACTGGTTGGAACTTGGAAGTCTCCGATCTTCGTATTCCAAATGTATTTTTATGGCTTTTGTGAATTGTAATAAGTTGAATAATCTCTGTATGATTAGTGGAAGTCTTAAGATTGATATAAGTTTTCtttgcaatttttttcattattaatttaatttaatcctctTTCAATGTCAAACTTCTTTATGCTATCATATCCAATTGAATTGCTAAAAATACTTGAGTTTCACTTTAACAACTACAGACTACAGATTATGAAGCCCACCTCTTTTTGATGATGCGGCCAACTAATAAAGAACATTGTCCTGGCAGTTGTTCAATCTAGTTACAACTTTCAACCATTCATAAGAAAATTACCAATGAATATCACCACACTcacatgtataataaattatgaatttatttatcttttcccttttcaatttcattaatGATCGCGAGCTCTTGTTTTTCTCGCTAAAGTGAATTATTCACTTAATTCATttcaaatttagttatttttctttttctatgggTTTTTcctcctttg is a genomic window containing:
- the LOC114425135 gene encoding probable purine permease 11, encoding MTDNEEPMIVPGSMSELAFNKYKRWQWWCLVTLSIAFLIVGQSAAVILGRFYYDQGGNSKWMATLVQTAAFPILFIPLFTIPSPPEASTSASPPIKIILLIYFGLGVLIAADNMMYSTGLLYLSASTYSLICASQLAFNAVFSYFINSQKFTALIINSTVVLTLSAALLAVNEDTDEPSGFSKGKYIIGFLCTLGASAVYSLLLSLMQLTFEKVLKKETFSVVLEMQIYTSFVASGASVIGLFASGEWRTLHGEMEGFQKGYVAYVMTLVWTSIAWQVCSVGVVGLIFLVSSLYSNVISTVSLAVTPIAAVIVFHDKMNGVKIISMLLALWGFASYIYQNYLDDSKTRHAQAATKSQNDSSC